From a single Apium graveolens cultivar Ventura chromosome 2, ASM990537v1, whole genome shotgun sequence genomic region:
- the LOC141685764 gene encoding uncharacterized protein LOC141685764, translating to MDRSWLKADRRTREFENGVDDLLMFAFENGYNEDKISCPCLKCAHSKSWKARIVKNHLFQNGIDETYTRWIWHGEPNIVESPVLDESDNSVSSNYQFCTRMGEADDDDVLSSDSSDFINHVKGEHEPLYPGCENYTKMKALVKLFNLKVKHGMSDSCFSDVLLLIGSLLPEGNNVPSSFNEAKKTLCALGMGYDKIHACPNNCLLYRGPQDEDETTCRICKASRWKLNKKGEEQEGVPAKVLWYFPLIPRIRNLFNTPAIAKDMTWHETERQQDGKMRHPADSQTWKDVDQKWPDFASESRNLRLALSADGFNPFRGNRTDHSSWPVLLSVYNLPPWLCMKRRYIMLCLLISGPTEPGNDIDVFLQPLIEDLQELWRGKQVYDAYRQESFVLRGILLWTISDYPALGNLSGHVVKGYNACIVCVDKTEAIRLVHYRKTVVMRHRRWLPRHHPYRKQKAAFDNSVETGAGPIPLTGEQVFERVQHLRDHVFGKTQCQHKRKKGDARPVWKKLSIFFQLEYWKFLPVRHVLDVMHIEKNICEALLGTLLNIPGKTKDRESVRLDMAEMGIRMELRPKTPGKKEKVPLAAWNLSNAEKKVVCSSFLQMKLPDGFCSNIKNLVNMEKLRLVGMKSHDCHTILHHLLPIAIWSVLHKKVRCTIIRFCLFFKAICSKVIDVDKLENMQSQLVETLCQLEKHFPPSFFDVMIHLSIHLVREVKLCGPIFLHWMYPFERYMKAFKVYVRNAAHPEGCIAEAYVAEEAVERLVNFEEATIGLPKNDRHEQNAISKPLSGATMIKPSKEELHLAHLCVLQNSNHMRQYFE from the coding sequence atgGATAGGTCATGGTTAAAAGCTGATAGAAGAACAAGAGAGTTTGAGAATGGAGTGGACGATTTACTTATGTTTGCCTTTGAGAATGGATATAACGAAGACAAAATAAGTTGTCCATGCTTAAAGTGCGCACATAGCAAATCTTGGAAAGCTCGGATTGTTAAAAACCATCTGTTTCAAAATGGTATTGATGAAACGTATACTCGCTGGATATGGCACGGGGAGCCAAATATTGTAGAAAGTCCTGTATTGGATGAAAGTGACAACTCGGTATCTTCTAATTACCAATTCTGCACAAGAATGGGTGAAGCTGACGATGATGATGTTCTTTCTTCAGATTCTTCAGATTTCATCAACCATGTGAAAGGTGAGCATGAACCTCTTTATCCTGGTTGTGAGAATTACACTAAGATGAAAGCTTTGGTTAAGTTATTCAACTTGAAAGTGAAGCATGGTATGTCTGATTCATGTTTTTCTGATGTTCTATTATTGATTGGGTCTTTGCTACCAGAAGGCAACAATGTCCCTTCTTCTTTCAATGAAGCGAAGAAAACCTTATGTGCATTAGGAATGGGTTATGATAAGATACACGCATGCCCGAATAATTGTCTACTATATCGTGGGCCACAAGATGAAGATGAGACTACTTGTCGCATATGTAAGGCCTCTAGATGGAAACTGAATAAGAAAGGAGAAGAACAAGAAGGAGTCCCTGCTAAGGTCTTATGGTATTTCCCCTTGATACCAAGAATAAGAAATTTGTTCAATACACCAGCGATTGCGAAGGACATGACTTGGCATGAGACCGAACGACAACAAGATGGTAAAATGAGGCATCCAGCAGACTCGCAAACATGGAAGGATGTCGATCAAAAGTGGCCTGATTTTGCATCGGAGAGTAGAAACCTCCGGTTAGCTTTATCCGCCGACGGTTTCAATCCTTTTCGTGGAAACCGTACTGATCACTCAAGTTGGCCAGTTTTGCTATCGGTTTACAACCTTCCACCTTGGCTCTGTATGAAAAGAAGGTACATTATGCTTTGCTTGTTAATATCAGGACCGACCGAGCCTGGAAATGATATAGATGTGTTCCTTCAACCACTTATTGAAGATCTGCAGGAGTTGTGGCGCGGGAAACAAGTGTATGACGCATATAGACAAGAGTCTTTCGTACTTAGGGGCATATTATTATGGACAATAAGTGACTATCCGGCCTTGGGGAACTTGTCGGGACATGTAGTTAAAGGATATAATGCTTGTATTGTTTGTGTTGATAAAACAGAGGCTATTAGGCTGGTTCACTATCGGAAGACGGTAGTTATGAGGCATAGGAGGTGGTTGCCTCGTCATCATCCGTATAGAAAGCAAAAGGCAGCTTTTGATAATAGCGTTGAGACAGGTGCTGGTCCTATTCCATTAACTGGTGAGCAGGTTTTTGAAAGAGTACAACATCTAAGGGACCATGTCTTTGGTAAGACACAATGCCAACATAAACGGAAGAAAGGTGATGCTAGACCAGTTTGGAAGAAGTTATCTATCTTCTTTCAACTTGAGTATTGGAAATTTTTGCCAGTTAGGCATGTTCTCGATGTGATGCACatcgagaaaaatatatgtgaggctttacttggaACTTTGCTAAATATTCCCGGAAAGACAAAAGATAGGGAGTCAGTCCGTCTCGATATGGCAGAAATGGGAATAAGAATGGAGCTAAGGCCAAAAACTCCCGGAAAGAAAGAGAAGGTACCTTTGGCTGCATGGAACTTATCAAATGCTGAAAAGAAGGTAGTTTGCTCATCATTTCTTCAAATGAAGTTACCGGATGGATTTTGTTCAAATATCAAGAATCTTGTAAATATGGAAAAACTTCGGCTTGTTGGAATGAAATCTCATGATTGCCACacaatattgcatcatttgcttcCAATTGCGATTTGGTCGGTACTGCACAAAAAAGTCAGGTGCACAATAATAAGGTTTTGCCTTTTCTTCAAGGCAATTTGCAGCAAAGTCATCGATGTAGATAAATTGGAAAATATGCAATCTCAGTTGGTGGAAACATTATGCCAGCTGGAAAAACACTTTCCCCCTTCGTTCTTCGATGTCATGATCCATCTCTCAATTCATCTTGTGAGAGAGGTTAAGCTTTGCGGGCCAATCTTTCTACATTGGATGTATCCTTTTGAGAGATATATGAAGGCGTTTAAAGTATATGTTCGAAATGCTGCTCATCCCGAAGGTTGTATTGCCGAGGCATATGTTGCCGAAGAGGCCGTTGAACGTTTGGTCAATTTTGAAGAAGCTACCATAGGTTTGCCAAAAAATGATAGGCATGAGCAAAATGCAATAAGCAAACCTTTATCTGGTGCGACAATGATCAAGCCAAGCAAAGAGGAATTGCATCTAGCACACTTATGTGTTCTGCAAAATAGCAATCACATGAGGCAATATTTTGAGTAA